From candidate division WOR-3 bacterium:
GATACGGCAAATGGGCATGCCGGGACCCGTCCTCATGGAAAACGCCGGACGCGGCTGCGCCGAGGTGCTCCAAAAGTACTTCGATCTTCCGGACCTCAAAGTCCTTGTCATTTGCGGCAAAGGCAATAATGGCGGCGATGGTTTCGTAATTGCACGCCATCTTCTCAACCGGCGCGCACGTGTGAAAACGGCACTCCTCGGGCGGGAAAGAGAACTCAAAGGCGATGCTCTCCGCAATTTTCGGTTATTGAAGAACGCGAATTACGAAATTATCAGTGCCTCACGCATCGCGCAGCTACGGACCTTGAATCGGGAGTTCCATCCGGATGTCATTGTTGATGCCGTATTCGGTACCGGGTTCACCGGTATTCCGGAGGGGATATTTGGACAGGCGATCGAGCTCATGAACGAATCTGACGCATTCATCCTATCAATAGACATACCTTCGGGCATCAACGGTAATGATGGTCAATGCACAAAAACGTGCGTGATCGCCGATGCTACGGCGACCATGTGTCTGCCTAAACGAGGGCACTACCTTTTTCCGGGAAGGGCGTTCTGTGGGGAACTGCATGTTATCGATATCGGTGTTCCGTATTCCTTGATCAACAATGGTTTCCCCAGGACGGTTGAGTTCGAAGATATATTCTCTCTCTTGCCATTTCGGCCGCCTGACGGTAACAAAGGCACTTTCGGCAGCATTCTCGTCATTGCTGGTGCGCGTGGCTTCTGTGGAGCGGCGGCGATGGCCTCTCATGCAGCGCTGAAGGCAGGTGCCGGGCTTGTCCGCCTGGCCGTGCCGCGCGGCATCATCGGTTCATTAGAAACCAAACCACTCGAAGTTGTCAAAATACCTCTCGAGCAGACCGATGCTGAAACCATCAGTCCTGCCGCCATTGAAGATCTCAAACCGTTCCTCAAATCAAGCACAGCAATCGTGGTCGGTCCAGGCATCACGACAAATCCAGAAACTGCCGTCTTCATAAAAACACTACTGACTCAAATACGTG
This genomic window contains:
- a CDS encoding NAD(P)H-hydrate dehydratase, yielding MRVVTNAEMKKIDGWAIRQMGMPGPVLMENAGRGCAEVLQKYFDLPDLKVLVICGKGNNGGDGFVIARHLLNRRARVKTALLGRERELKGDALRNFRLLKNANYEIISASRIAQLRTLNREFHPDVIVDAVFGTGFTGIPEGIFGQAIELMNESDAFILSIDIPSGINGNDGQCTKTCVIADATATMCLPKRGHYLFPGRAFCGELHVIDIGVPYSLINNGFPRTVEFEDIFSLLPFRPPDGNKGTFGSILVIAGARGFCGAAAMASHAALKAGAGLVRLAVPRGIIGSLETKPLEVVKIPLEQTDAETISPAAIEDLKPFLKSSTAIVVGPGITTNPETAVFIKTLLTQIRVPCIIDADAINIIAQNPEIAKKIHAPVIMTPHPGELARLIRSTPQMINHNRFDIATEYARKFNCVLVLKGAPTLIAAPDGKTYVNTTGNSGLASAGSGDVLVGLISGFVAQKQSLLHAAVTGVFMHGLAADLAMEESNEYALTAADLIEYTPRAFNYILRREFEQ